In Microbacterium sp. AB, a single genomic region encodes these proteins:
- a CDS encoding LysR family transcriptional regulator yields MSRRPEITLTQLHYFVAAAEHLSMTEAARDFFVAQSAVSAAIAQLEQLLGAQLFIRQRAKGIVLTPAGLQFLGDVRALLLSLDGALDAARGIDNQVRGTVRIACFITLAPFLLPEVISRARSRHPYLDIAVDEVDAEEGRDLVRAGRIELLVGYDFALGEDIRRETIVEAPPHIILPVGHPLAGHDRIFLRELSREKLILLDLPYSRDYFLRILHSAGLEPDVRHRSRSYETVRSLVAHGHGFSVLNQRPAHALTYDGFEVSAIPIADDAPALQVVLASLRDVRQSARARAVAGIIREVARELFDGKRARGTGTPG; encoded by the coding sequence GTGAGCAGGCGGCCTGAGATCACGCTGACGCAGCTGCACTACTTCGTCGCGGCCGCGGAGCACCTGAGCATGACGGAGGCCGCGCGCGACTTCTTCGTCGCGCAGTCGGCCGTGTCGGCGGCCATCGCCCAGCTCGAGCAGCTCCTCGGCGCCCAGCTCTTCATCCGGCAGCGGGCCAAGGGCATCGTGCTCACGCCGGCCGGCCTGCAGTTCCTCGGCGACGTGAGGGCGCTGCTGCTGAGCCTCGACGGCGCGCTCGACGCCGCGCGAGGCATCGACAACCAGGTGCGAGGGACGGTCCGCATCGCGTGCTTCATCACGCTCGCGCCGTTCCTGCTCCCCGAGGTGATCTCCCGTGCGCGATCGAGGCACCCCTATCTCGACATCGCCGTCGACGAGGTCGACGCGGAGGAGGGGCGCGACCTGGTGCGTGCGGGCCGGATAGAACTCCTGGTCGGATACGACTTCGCCCTCGGGGAGGACATCCGTCGCGAGACGATCGTCGAGGCGCCGCCTCACATCATCCTGCCCGTGGGCCATCCGCTCGCCGGACATGACCGGATCTTCCTGCGCGAGCTCTCGCGCGAGAAGCTGATCCTGCTCGACCTGCCGTACAGCCGGGACTACTTCCTGCGCATCCTGCACTCGGCCGGGCTCGAGCCCGACGTGCGGCACCGCTCGCGGAGCTACGAGACCGTGCGCTCGCTCGTCGCGCACGGCCACGGCTTCTCCGTGCTCAACCAGCGCCCGGCCCATGCGCTGACCTACGACGGCTTCGAGGTGTCGGCGATCCCGATCGCCGACGACGCCCCGGCGCTGCAGGTCGTGCTCGCGTCCCTGCGCGACGTGCGGCAGAGCGCCCGCGCCCGGGCCGTCGCCGGGATCATCCGGGAGGTCGCACGGGAACTGTTCGACGGAAAACGCGCGCGGGGGACGGGAACGCCCGGATGA
- a CDS encoding flavin-containing monooxygenase: MSSQEIEVVVVGAGQAGVAMSEHLSGHGVPHVVLERHRIAESWRSARWDSLVANGPAWHDRFPGLEFGDVRPDGFASKERVADYFAAYAEKIGAPVRCGVEVTSVRRNAGRPGFRVETSDGVVDARYVVAATGAFQRPVIPPVVPDGAGVRQIHSSAYRNPRQLPDGAVLVVGAGSSGVQIADEIQRSGRQAYLSVGPHDRPPRRYRGRDFVWWLGVLGKWDAAAPSPGAEHVTIAVTGADGGHTVDFRALAAGGVRLVGRTVSFDEGAVRFAPDLRDNIARGDANYLSLLDEADAYVGRNGLDLPEEPGARVLGPDPDGVTDPVVELDLEGAGVGAIVWATGFAADYGWLQVDAFDEHGRPRHQRGVSSEPGVYFLGLPWQSRRGSSFIWGVWHDAKHLADHIMIQRGYLAHEPVDALVPGRENAR, translated from the coding sequence ATGTCGAGCCAAGAGATCGAAGTCGTCGTCGTCGGGGCGGGACAGGCCGGGGTGGCGATGAGCGAGCACCTGAGCGGCCACGGCGTGCCGCACGTCGTCCTGGAGCGCCATCGCATCGCCGAGAGCTGGCGCTCCGCGCGGTGGGACTCGCTCGTCGCGAACGGTCCCGCCTGGCACGATCGGTTCCCCGGCCTGGAGTTCGGCGACGTCCGCCCCGACGGCTTCGCGTCGAAGGAGCGGGTCGCGGACTACTTCGCCGCCTACGCGGAGAAGATCGGCGCGCCGGTCCGGTGCGGCGTCGAGGTGACCTCCGTGCGCAGGAACGCAGGCCGGCCGGGCTTCCGCGTGGAGACGTCGGACGGCGTCGTCGACGCGCGCTACGTCGTCGCGGCGACGGGCGCGTTCCAGCGTCCCGTCATCCCCCCGGTCGTGCCGGACGGCGCCGGGGTCCGCCAGATCCACTCCAGCGCGTACCGCAACCCGCGGCAGCTGCCGGACGGCGCCGTCCTCGTCGTCGGGGCGGGATCGTCGGGCGTGCAGATCGCCGACGAGATCCAGAGGTCCGGCCGGCAGGCGTACCTCTCCGTCGGCCCGCACGACCGGCCCCCGCGGAGGTACCGCGGACGCGACTTCGTCTGGTGGCTCGGCGTCCTGGGAAAGTGGGACGCCGCTGCGCCCTCCCCCGGCGCGGAGCACGTCACGATCGCGGTGACCGGCGCGGACGGCGGCCACACCGTGGACTTCCGCGCGCTCGCCGCCGGCGGCGTCCGGCTCGTCGGGAGGACCGTCTCGTTCGACGAGGGCGCCGTGCGCTTCGCGCCGGACCTCCGCGACAACATCGCGAGGGGCGACGCGAACTACCTGTCCCTGCTCGACGAGGCCGACGCGTACGTCGGGCGCAACGGCCTCGACCTCCCGGAGGAGCCCGGGGCCCGCGTCCTCGGGCCGGACCCGGACGGCGTGACCGACCCCGTCGTCGAGCTCGACCTCGAGGGCGCGGGCGTCGGCGCGATCGTCTGGGCGACCGGCTTCGCGGCCGACTACGGCTGGCTGCAGGTCGACGCCTTCGACGAGCACGGCAGGCCGAGGCATCAGCGCGGCGTCTCGTCCGAGCCCGGCGTCTACTTCCTGGGCCTGCCCTGGCAGTCGCGACGGGGATCGAGCTTCATCTGGGGGGTCTGGCACGACGCCAAGCACCTCGCCGACCACATCATGATCCAGCGGGGCTACCTCGCCCACGAGCCCGTGGACGCTCTCGTCCCCGGAAGGGAGAACGCCCGATGA